In a single window of the Arachis hypogaea cultivar Tifrunner chromosome 6, arahy.Tifrunner.gnm2.J5K5, whole genome shotgun sequence genome:
- the LOC112696310 gene encoding poly [ADP-ribose] polymerase 1 yields the protein MATPQKEQKPWKAEYAKSGRSSCRTCKAPIDKEQFRLGKMVQSTKFDGIMAMWNHADCILRKSNQIKLVDDVEDLETLRWEDQQKVRRYVEACASTTTKSKSVKDTECGIEVSQNARATCKHCSKKITKGEVRISIKPDGGGAKGLAWHHAKCFIESSPSIQVDKLSGWNNLPPSEQSAVSALAGDSGPKVESEETKESIRQTNSKGGTKRGKDAAGGQKSKVAKVKGDESASSVASMKNSSDLDKVNDLENRLEAQSKELWALKDDLKKHVTTPELREMLEANNQDSTGSELDLRDRCADGMMFGALGSCPTCSGNLHYSGGMYRCSGYISEWSKCSYSTCESKRLEGKWKIPEETDNQYLKKWFKSQKGKKPVRILPAPSAREGQAVASQNQSSNGGSLGDLKVAMCGFPKETIAEWKCKIEGFGGELHAKVKKETTCLVVSGLLNDEVEMRKARRMKIPIVREDYLVDSIEKKKKLPFDMYKVEMIGESSSIVTIKVKGQSAVHEASGLQDSGHILEEREIIYNTTLNKSDLSTGVNSYYILQIIEEDKGSACYVFRKWGRVGNDKIGGTKLDEMLKSDAIKEFKRLFYDKTGNTWEAWEQKTIQKQPGKFFPLDIDYGVNKQVSKKNRNDEDSKLPPALKELMKMLFNVETYRAAMMEFDINMSEMPLGKLSKSNIQKGFEALTDIQNLLETKNSDPSARESLLIDASNRFFTLIPSIHPHIIRDDDDFKSKVKMLEALQDIEIASRLVGFDANSDDSIDDNYKKLQCVMSPLPHDSEDYRLIEKYLYTTHAPTHTEWSLELEEVFSLERQGELDKYAPYREKLDNKMLLWHGSRVTNFVGILSQGLRIAPPEAPVTGYMFGKGIYFADLVSKSAQYCFTEKKNPVGLMLLSEVALGNVYELKKAKYMDKPPEGKHSTKGLGKKVPNESEHVKWRGDVTVPCGKPVPSNVKTSELMYNEYIVYNTSQVKLQYLLKVRFHHKR from the exons ATGGCGACGCCTCAGAAGGAGCAGAAGCCATGGAAAGCGGAGTATGCCAAGTCAGGGAGATCATCATGCAGGACGTGTAAGGCTCCCATCGACAAGGAGCAATTCCGCCTCGGCAAGATGGTCCAATCCACCAAGTTCGACGGCATCATGGCG ATGTGGAACCATGCGGATTGCATATTGAGGAAATCCAACCAGATAAAATT AGTTGATGATGTTGAAGACCTAGAGACTCTTCGCTGGGAAGATCAGCAAAAGGTCAGAAGATATGTAGAAGCTTGTGCATCAACAACAACGAAGTCAAAATCTGTCAAGGATACCGAGTGTGGTATTGAAGTTTCACAGAATGCTCGTGCTACATGCAAACATTGTAGTAAAAAGATCACCAAAGGAGAG GTTCGGATATCTATCAAGCCTGATGGAGGGGGTGCTAAAGGTTTGGCTTGGCATCATGCCAAGTGTTTCATAGAATCATCACCATCAATTCAAGTGGATAAGTTGTCGGGATGGAATAATCTTCCACCTTCTGAACAATCAGCTGTCAGTGCCTTGGCAG GCGATAGTGGTCCAAAAGTTGAGTCCGAAGAGACTAAAGAATCCATAAgacaaaccaattcaaaaggtggcACAAAACGTGGGAAGGATGCTGCGGGTGGGCAGAAGTCAAAAGTTGCCAAGGTAAAGGGAGACGAGTCTGCTAGCAGCGTGGCGTCAATGAAAAATTCTAGTGATTTGGATAAGGTAAATGATCTAGAGAATAGATTGGAGGCACAAAGCAAAGAACTCTGGGCTCTAAAGGATGATCTTAAAAAGCACGTGACAACACCAGAGTTGCGTGAAATGCTGGAAGCCAATAATCAAGATTCAACTGGATCAGAACTTGATTTACGTGATCGCTG TGCTGATGGAATGATGTTTGGAGCACTTGGTAGCTGCCCAACATGCTCTGGCAATCTGCACTATTCTGGAGGAATGTACCGGTGCAGTGGATACATTTCTGAGTGGAGTAAATGTTCGTACTCTACCTGTGAATCAAAACGTCTTGAAGGGAAGTGGAAAATCCCAGAGGAAACAGACAACCAGTACCTTAAAAAG TGGTTCAAATCTCAAAAAGGGAAGAAACCAGTTAGGATATTGCCTGCACCGtcagcaagggaaggtcaagctGTTGCTTCTCAGAATCAATCTTCAAATGGTGGAAGTTTGGGAGATTTGAAAGTTGCCATGTGTGGATTTCCTAAAGAAACTATT GCGGAATGGAAATGCAAAATTGAAGGCTTTGGTGGGGAGCTTCATGCAAAAGTAAAGAAAG AAACTACCTGCTTGGTTGTTAGCGGATTGCTCAATGATGAAGTTGAGATGAGGAAGGCAAG GAGGATGAAAATACCAATAGTAAGAGAGGACTATTTGGTTGATTCTattgagaaaaagaagaagcttccCTTTGATATGTACAAAGTTGAAATGATTGGGGAGTCTTCTAGCATTGTCACAATTAAAGTGAAGGGGCAAAGTGCTGTCCATGAGGCTTCTGGCCTACAGGATTCTGGCCACATACTTGAGGAAAGAGAAATCATTTATAACACAACTTTGAACAAGTCTGATTTATCTACTGGTGTTAACAG CTACTATATTCTCCAaatcattgaagaagacaagggTTCAGCATGCTATGTGTTTCGTAAATGGGGCCGAGTGGGAAATGACAAGATTGGAGGAACCAAACTGGATGAAATGTTGAAATCAGATGCAATCAAGGAATTCAAACGATTATTTTATGATAAGACTGGAAATACTTGGGAGGCTTGGGAGCAAAAGACTATTCAGAAGCAACCTGGAAAGTTCTTCCCATTGGATATT GATTATGGAGTTAACAAACAGGTTTCAAAGAAAAACAGAAATGACGAGGACAGCAAACTACCACCTGCATTAAAAGAATTGATGAAAATGCTCTTCAACGTGGAAACATACAG aGCTGCCATGATGGAATTTGATATTAATATGTCCGAAATGCCACTTGGGAAACTGAGCAAAAGTAATATTCAAAAAG GGTTTGAAGCATTAACAGATATACAGAATCTCCTAGAAACTAAGAATTCTGACCCATCAGCCCGGGAAAGCTTGCTTATTGATGCCAGCAATCGGTTCTTTACTTTGATCCCATCTATTCATCCACATATTATTAGGGATGACGATGATTTTAAGTCAAAG GTGAAAATGTTAGAAGCTCTTCAAGACATTGAAATAGCTTCTAGATTAGTTGGATTTGATGCTAACAGTGATGACTCCATTGATGATAATTATAAGAAGCTCCAGTGTGTCATGTCTCCTCTACCTCATGATAGTGAAGATTATCGATTGATTGAGAAATATCTCTATACTACTCATGCTCCCACACATACG GAATGGAGTCTTGAGTTAGAAGAAGTTTTTTCACTTGAAAGGCAAGGAGAGCTTGATAAGTATGCTCCCTATAGGGAGAAACTTGATAACAAAATGCTACTATGGCACG GTTCCAGGGTGACAAATTTTGTGGGTATTCTTAGTCAAGGACTTAGAATTGCACCTCCGGAGGCTCCGGTGACTGGCTATATG TTTGGCAAAGGTATTTACTTTGCTGACTTGGTCAGTAAGAGTGCTCAGTATTGTTTCACTGAAAAGAAAAATCCTGTTGGTCTAATGCTTTTGAGTGAAGTTGCCCTTGGAAATGTCTATGAGCTCAAGAAAGCTAAG TACATGGATAAGCCTCCCGAAGGAAAGCACTCTACTAAAGGCCTTGGCAAGAAAGTGCCTAATGAATCAGAACATGTTAAGTGGAGGGGCGATGTCACCGTTCCCTGTGGCAAGCCTGTGCCATCAAATGTCAAGACTTCTGAGCTCATGTACAATGAGTATATTGTGTATAACACTTCTCAA GTTAAGTTGCAATACTTGTTGAAGGTGAGGTTCCATCACAAGAGATGA
- the LOC112696312 gene encoding LOB domain-containing protein 16, with the protein MACSSGNGTSSGGSGSPCGACKFLRRKCAADCIFAPYFCSEQGPARFAAIHKVFGASNVSKLLLHIPAHDRCEAVVTIAYEAQARIRDPVYGCVSHIFALQQQVACLQAQLMQVKAQLAQNQIENQWPGNVGGAMNNPFGHTNYMNPPISPQSSLESIDHHSSSIIDMHDTRPEDFNSFQQQQQQASSKRRSYNNNNNNDLGELQELALRMMRN; encoded by the exons ATGGCTTGTTCAAGTGGAAATGGAACAAGTAGTGGTGGATCAGGTTCACCGTGTGGGGCGTGCAAGTTTCTGAGGAGGAAGTGTGCTGCAGATTGCATATTTGCACCATACTTCTGCTCAGAACAAGGGCCTGCAAGATTTGCAGCCATACATAAGGTCTTTGGTGCAAGCAACGTTTCCAAGCTCTTGCTTCATATTCCCGCTCATGATCGCTGTGAGGCTGTTGTCACCATTGCTTATGAGGCTCAAGCTCGTATCAGAGACCCCGTTTATGGTTGCGTCTCTCACATTTTCGCATTACAACAACAG GTAGCATGCTTGCAGGCACAATTGATGCAAGTGAAGGCTCAGCTGGCACAGAATCAAATAGAGAATCAATGGCCAGGGAATGTTGGTGGAGCCATGAACAATCCATTTGGTCACACCAATTACATGAACCCTCCTATATCTCCTCAGAGTTCACTTGAATCAATTGATCATCACAGCAGCAGCATCATTGATATGCATGACACAAGACCAGAGGATTTCAACTCattccaacaacaacaacaacaagcttCTTCTAAGAGAAGATcatataacaacaacaacaacaatgacctGGGTGAGCTGCAAGAGTTGGCACTTAGGATGATGAGGAACTAA